From Acinetobacter lwoffii, a single genomic window includes:
- a CDS encoding restriction endonuclease, protein MPLPTYDQLMLPLMKLLSELNEPIKISDAANILAERSNLHEEDLNKILPSGKNIFKDRVAWAKTYLVKAGLVQQPKRAYCEISSLGRQVDLKSLDAITNEYLAQFNGFSDFKLGKKNKDEFGIGNLQVIESLNSYQETQTPEETIQNTTELLKSDLKSDLLQMVKDKSPSFFERLVVDLLVAMGYGGSHQDAAQAIGKTNDGGIDGVISEDRLGLDKIYIQAKRWKDTVGRPDIQQFKGALADQVAKKGVFITTSSFSKEAIESARKSGIVLIDGDKLTSLMIEFGLGVQIERSFHIYKIDQDRFDEDNF, encoded by the coding sequence ATGCCTTTACCTACTTATGATCAATTAATGCTGCCTTTAATGAAATTATTATCAGAATTAAATGAGCCAATAAAAATTTCGGATGCTGCGAATATCCTAGCTGAACGTTCCAATTTACACGAAGAGGATTTAAATAAAATTCTTCCGAGCGGGAAAAATATATTTAAAGATAGAGTGGCATGGGCAAAGACCTACTTAGTTAAGGCGGGCTTAGTTCAACAACCGAAGAGAGCATATTGTGAGATTAGTAGCTTGGGTAGACAGGTTGATTTAAAAAGTTTAGATGCTATAACAAATGAATATTTAGCACAGTTCAACGGATTTTCAGATTTTAAATTAGGAAAGAAAAATAAAGATGAGTTTGGGATCGGGAATCTACAAGTTATTGAAAGCCTAAATAGTTACCAAGAAACTCAGACTCCAGAAGAAACAATCCAGAACACAACGGAATTATTAAAATCTGATTTGAAAAGTGATTTGCTTCAGATGGTAAAAGATAAATCTCCTTCATTTTTTGAAAGACTGGTTGTCGATCTTCTGGTGGCAATGGGCTACGGCGGTTCACATCAAGATGCAGCTCAAGCGATTGGTAAAACCAACGATGGTGGAATTGATGGTGTAATTAGTGAAGATCGATTAGGGCTAGATAAAATTTACATCCAAGCGAAACGTTGGAAAGATACTGTTGGTCGTCCCGACATTCAACAGTTTAAAGGTGCTTTGGCCGATCAAGTTGCTAAGAAGGGTGTATTCATTACTACGTCAAGTTTCAGTAAAGAGGCCATTGAGTCGGCAAGAAAATCCGGTATTGTTTTAATTGATGGCGATAAGCTGACGTCTTTAATGATTGAATTTGGTTTAGGTGTACAAATAGAACGTAGTTTTCATATCTATAAAATCGACCAAGATCGTTTTGATGAAGATAATTTTTAA
- the guaA gene encoding glutamine-hydrolyzing GMP synthase, whose translation MTTNTQITEDRILILDFGSQYSQLIARRVREAGVYSEMYAYDMSEEDIRAFNPNGIILSGGPESVHLEGSPRAPQVVFELGVPVLGICYGLQTMCEQLGGKVEPGTVHEFGYAEVDIVVRDKLIGNLQDRENQLHVWMSHGDKVARIPEGFQITAQTPSCPIAMVSDETRRFYGIQFHPEVTHTSKGAELLSNFVHQICGCRGLWTPEHIIDLRVEQLRQQIGDEKVLLGLSGGVDSSVVAALLHKAIGDQLTCVFVDNGLLRLNEGDQVMQMFADNMGIRVIRADAEERFLTALAGEVDPEAKRKIIGREFIAVFAEEARKLDGVKFLAQGTIYPDVIESAASKQGKAHVIKSHHNVGGLPADLAFELVEPLRDLFKDEVRKLGTTLGLPHSMIYRHPFPGPGLGVRILGEVKKEYADILRLADDIFMQELRASGWYDKTAQAFAVFQPVKSVGVVGDGRRYAWVIALRAVETVDFMTARFAHLPYDLVDKISTRIMNEIAEVSRVVYDVSSKPPATIEWE comes from the coding sequence ATGACTACCAATACTCAAATTACTGAAGATCGTATCCTGATTCTGGATTTCGGTTCTCAATATAGTCAGCTCATCGCACGTCGTGTCCGTGAAGCTGGTGTATATTCTGAAATGTATGCCTATGATATGTCTGAAGAAGACATTCGTGCATTTAATCCAAACGGTATCATCTTGTCTGGTGGACCTGAGAGCGTTCACCTTGAAGGCAGCCCGCGTGCGCCACAAGTGGTATTCGAGCTGGGTGTGCCGGTATTGGGTATTTGTTATGGTCTGCAAACCATGTGCGAACAACTTGGCGGTAAAGTTGAGCCAGGTACTGTGCATGAGTTTGGCTATGCAGAAGTAGATATTGTTGTACGTGACAAGCTGATCGGTAATTTACAGGACCGTGAAAACCAGCTGCATGTCTGGATGAGCCATGGCGATAAAGTTGCCCGTATTCCAGAAGGCTTCCAAATCACTGCACAGACGCCAAGCTGTCCAATTGCGATGGTTTCTGACGAAACTCGCCGTTTCTATGGTATTCAGTTCCATCCTGAAGTGACACATACTTCTAAAGGTGCAGAATTACTGTCGAACTTCGTTCATCAAATTTGTGGCTGTCGCGGTCTGTGGACGCCAGAACACATTATTGATCTACGTGTAGAACAGCTTCGCCAACAGATTGGTGATGAAAAAGTATTACTAGGACTTTCTGGTGGTGTGGATTCATCTGTAGTGGCAGCGCTGTTGCATAAAGCGATCGGTGATCAGCTGACCTGTGTATTTGTAGACAATGGTCTGCTTCGTTTGAACGAAGGCGATCAAGTGATGCAAATGTTTGCTGACAACATGGGTATCCGCGTGATTCGTGCTGATGCTGAAGAGCGTTTCTTGACTGCGCTTGCAGGTGAAGTTGATCCTGAAGCAAAACGTAAAATTATTGGCCGTGAATTTATTGCTGTCTTCGCTGAAGAAGCACGTAAATTAGATGGCGTAAAATTCCTTGCACAAGGTACGATTTATCCGGACGTAATTGAATCTGCTGCAAGCAAGCAGGGTAAGGCGCATGTGATTAAATCACACCATAATGTGGGCGGCTTACCAGCAGACCTAGCATTTGAACTGGTTGAACCATTACGTGACTTGTTTAAAGATGAAGTACGTAAATTGGGTACGACTTTAGGCTTGCCACACAGCATGATCTATCGTCATCCATTCCCAGGCCCAGGTCTAGGTGTGCGTATCTTGGGTGAAGTGAAAAAAGAATATGCAGACATTTTACGTCTTGCAGATGACATCTTCATGCAAGAACTGCGTGCCAGCGGCTGGTATGACAAGACTGCTCAAGCATTTGCAGTATTCCAGCCAGTAAAATCGGTGGGTGTAGTCGGTGATGGCCGTCGTTATGCATGGGTGATTGCACTGCGTGCGGTAGAAACCGTGGACTTTATGACGGCTCGTTTCGCGCATCTTCCTTATGATTTAGTCGATAAGATCTCGACCCGTATCATGAATGAAATTGCTGAAGTTTCTCGTGTTGTGTATGACGTATCGTCTAAACCACCAGCAACAATTGAATGGGAGTAA
- a CDS encoding DedA family protein — protein MELIDFILHVDDHLLEFITNYGIWIYAILFLIIFVETGLVVMPFLPGDSLLFAAGALAASTGAMDPWVLIPLLFVAAVLGDTLNYHIGKYIGPRVFEIESRFINKKHLLATQQFFARHGGKTIIFARFVPFARTFAPFVAGAGSMNYKYFLTYNVVGAFAWISSFVILGYMFGNMPIVKDNFTYLIFGIIILSVLPGVIGFIQQKLKKSKTA, from the coding sequence ATGGAACTGATTGATTTTATCTTGCATGTTGATGATCACTTGCTTGAATTTATCACTAATTACGGGATCTGGATTTATGCCATTCTTTTCCTGATTATCTTTGTAGAAACAGGTCTGGTGGTCATGCCGTTCCTGCCTGGCGACAGCTTGCTATTTGCAGCAGGTGCACTGGCAGCCTCTACTGGTGCAATGGATCCATGGGTGCTGATTCCACTCTTGTTTGTTGCGGCAGTTCTGGGTGACACCCTGAATTATCATATTGGTAAATATATTGGTCCTCGGGTTTTCGAGATCGAATCGCGCTTCATCAATAAAAAACACTTATTGGCGACCCAGCAATTCTTTGCCAGACATGGTGGTAAGACCATTATTTTTGCGCGTTTTGTTCCTTTTGCCCGTACCTTTGCACCCTTCGTTGCCGGTGCTGGCAGCATGAATTACAAATATTTCCTGACCTATAATGTAGTAGGTGCATTTGCCTGGATTAGCTCATTTGTCATTTTGGGCTATATGTTTGGCAATATGCCGATCGTCAAAGACAACTTCACCTATCTAATTTTTGGCATCATTATTTTAAGTGTATTGCCAGGTGTGATTGGCTTTATTCAACAAAAGCTCAAAAAAAGTAAAACAGCTTAA
- a CDS encoding ParA family protein — MRTRVVFNQKGGVGKSSITVNLAAISAHQGLKTLLIDLDPQANSSQYVLGDDATYSSDKPALEPNIENYFEDVLGNQQSKGLLGNAIGSILKSRSKGLESYVHQSSFKHLDVIPASPTLGALAHALESKHKIYKLRDALQQLSGHYDRVFIDTPPAFNFFTLSALIAANRVLIPFDCDVFSKRALQTLIENVIETQDDHNEGLEIEGIVVNQFQAQAKLPREVVQQLKDEGLPVLDSMLPPSILMKESHQKNQPLIHLATDHKLTQAYQSLFNEIEQN; from the coding sequence ATGCGTACACGTGTGGTATTTAATCAAAAGGGTGGGGTAGGCAAGTCGAGTATTACTGTCAATCTGGCAGCAATCAGTGCACATCAGGGCTTAAAAACCTTATTGATTGACTTGGATCCGCAGGCCAACTCTAGCCAGTATGTGCTGGGCGATGATGCGACGTATTCTAGTGACAAGCCGGCACTCGAACCAAATATAGAAAACTATTTTGAAGATGTACTCGGTAATCAGCAAAGCAAGGGCCTACTCGGCAATGCGATTGGCTCGATTTTAAAAAGTCGTAGCAAAGGCTTGGAAAGTTATGTGCATCAATCCTCTTTTAAACATCTGGATGTCATTCCGGCTAGTCCAACGCTGGGTGCATTGGCCCATGCACTGGAGTCCAAGCACAAGATCTACAAGTTAAGAGATGCCTTGCAACAGCTATCGGGACATTATGATCGGGTGTTTATTGATACACCACCTGCGTTTAATTTCTTTACCCTTTCTGCACTCATTGCGGCAAACCGCGTGCTGATTCCATTTGACTGTGATGTATTTTCTAAACGTGCCTTACAGACCCTGATTGAAAATGTCATTGAAACCCAGGATGACCATAATGAAGGTCTGGAAATTGAAGGGATTGTGGTGAACCAGTTTCAGGCACAGGCCAAATTGCCGCGTGAAGTGGTACAGCAGCTCAAAGATGAAGGCTTACCGGTGCTTGACAGTATGTTGCCGCCGTCGATCTTGATGAAAGAATCTCATCAGAAAAATCAGCCTTTGATTCATTTGGCTACTGATCATAAATTGACTCAGGCCTATCAATCGTTGTTCAATGAGATAGAGCAGAATTAA
- a CDS encoding SirB2 family protein yields METQLLVKIIHMSAAGLAIVAIFARALTLFVGTQGNLPNPVARIALVALQHLAITVIALTGIVSLVLKDFDVQPWFYAKVILFLVLVSSLGKAYKKDDSILLSQRRAGLVIAVVSLVSILALVMIKPNFG; encoded by the coding sequence ATGGAAACCCAACTTTTAGTCAAGATTATTCATATGTCGGCAGCAGGACTGGCCATTGTCGCCATTTTTGCCCGTGCCTTGACCTTGTTTGTCGGTACACAAGGGAATTTACCTAATCCGGTGGCACGTATAGCGCTAGTCGCTTTACAGCATTTAGCTATCACGGTGATTGCACTGACCGGCATTGTGTCGCTCGTCCTCAAAGACTTTGATGTACAGCCTTGGTTTTATGCCAAAGTCATTTTATTTTTGGTACTGGTGTCCTCGTTAGGCAAAGCCTATAAAAAAGATGATTCTATCTTGCTATCGCAGCGTCGGGCTGGCTTAGTTATTGCTGTAGTTTCGTTGGTGTCTATTCTGGCTTTGGTAATGATCAAGCCGAATTTTGGCTAA
- a CDS encoding BolA family protein has protein sequence MSLEQQLKDRLAQLSPTYLEVVNESSGHGGYFPGKESHFKTVIVSQAFAGLRPVQRHQKVYAAAGDLLSKDKIHALAIHAFLPEEWAGQDTTSPACAHAPKN, from the coding sequence ATGAGCTTAGAACAACAACTGAAAGACCGTTTGGCGCAATTATCCCCAACCTATTTGGAAGTGGTGAATGAATCTTCGGGTCATGGCGGTTATTTCCCGGGAAAAGAATCGCATTTTAAAACCGTGATTGTGAGTCAGGCTTTTGCCGGTTTACGTCCAGTCCAGCGTCATCAGAAAGTTTATGCTGCTGCAGGTGATCTGCTTTCAAAAGACAAAATTCATGCGCTGGCCATTCATGCATTTTTGCCTGAAGAATGGGCTGGTCAGGACACCACCAGTCCGGCTTGTGCACATGCACCTAAAAACTAA
- a CDS encoding helix-turn-helix domain-containing protein produces the protein MIVCNLPVLLAERRMKVADVARATGMSKTTLHKLYNGQSTRIDFETLEKLCVLLNVDVGDLLKFKPDE, from the coding sequence ATGATAGTTTGTAACTTGCCTGTTCTTTTGGCGGAACGAAGAATGAAAGTGGCAGATGTAGCTCGGGCAACCGGAATGAGTAAGACGACTTTACATAAGCTTTATAATGGTCAATCAACTCGTATTGATTTTGAAACATTAGAAAAATTGTGCGTATTGTTAAATGTAGACGTTGGTGATTTATTAAAGTTCAAGCCAGATGAATAA
- a CDS encoding site-specific integrase → MAAIRTRYGKLCVDFRYLNIRCRETTALEDNAPNRKKLEKVIERMEAEILLGIFDYAKYFPKSSRLKEIKNAENRVNEISSKTPLFSKFCEIWFTDKEIEWRTSYKEKIQIVIKKYLIPFFGAIPVINIKKSDILGFRSSLAKVTHGKNQECLSPSRINQIMIVLRMILDSAAERYEFDSPYKNIKNLKQGKIEVTPFSLKEVHAILATVRDDFKPYYTVRFFTGMRTSEIDGLQWKNVDLQRREIHIREALVNGELGGTKTYGSDRTIQMSDRVYQAFLQQKSLNSGKSEFVFCNRDGGPLDYRLVNKRVWHPLLRYLGLKPRRAYQTRHTAATLWLSAGENPEWIARQLGHSTTEMLFRVYSRYIPNVTRRDGSAFEAMLERLNTEKLVHEQ, encoded by the coding sequence ATGGCTGCCATCCGTACTAGATACGGTAAGTTATGTGTCGATTTTCGATACTTAAACATCCGTTGTCGTGAAACAACAGCTCTTGAAGACAATGCTCCGAATCGCAAAAAGCTTGAAAAAGTGATTGAGCGAATGGAAGCGGAAATCTTATTGGGTATTTTTGACTATGCTAAGTACTTTCCAAAAAGTTCTCGTTTGAAAGAAATCAAAAATGCAGAAAACAGAGTAAATGAAATCAGCTCTAAAACACCTCTATTTTCAAAGTTCTGTGAAATCTGGTTCACTGATAAAGAAATAGAGTGGCGTACAAGTTATAAGGAGAAAATTCAAATTGTAATCAAAAAGTACTTGATCCCTTTTTTTGGCGCAATTCCTGTTATTAATATTAAAAAGTCAGACATTCTTGGATTCCGTTCATCCCTCGCCAAAGTGACTCACGGAAAAAACCAAGAATGCCTTTCACCATCAAGAATCAACCAGATTATGATAGTGCTTCGTATGATACTCGATAGTGCTGCCGAACGATATGAATTTGATAGCCCTTATAAAAATATCAAGAACTTAAAGCAAGGAAAGATTGAAGTAACACCTTTTTCATTAAAGGAAGTACACGCAATCCTTGCCACAGTTCGTGATGATTTTAAGCCTTATTATACTGTTCGATTTTTCACAGGTATGCGCACCAGTGAGATCGATGGCTTGCAATGGAAAAATGTGGACTTACAACGTCGGGAAATCCACATTCGTGAAGCATTGGTGAATGGGGAGCTTGGTGGAACCAAAACTTATGGTTCTGACCGCACGATCCAGATGAGTGATCGGGTTTATCAGGCCTTTCTGCAACAAAAAAGCTTAAATTCTGGAAAATCAGAATTTGTATTTTGTAATCGCGATGGTGGGCCGCTTGATTATCGCCTGGTCAATAAGCGTGTCTGGCATCCCCTGCTACGCTATTTAGGGCTAAAACCTCGTCGTGCTTATCAAACACGTCATACTGCAGCTACGCTCTGGCTGTCGGCAGGCGAGAACCCAGAATGGATTGCACGCCAGCTGGGACATTCAACGACTGAAATGCTATTCCGGGTCTATAGCCGTTACATCCCTAATGTTACGCGCCGCGATGGTAGTGCTTTTGAAGCCATGCTGGAGAGACTGAATACAGAGAAGCTTGTCCATGAACAGTAA
- a CDS encoding DUF1376 domain-containing protein — MHKDISIWMPLYIGDLQAKFARMTAEQIGAALLLMMDFWKNGAIPHDLATVCSITKLPQHTKAKTLLNTLMALELFEVESEQIHSNFLSSLKSQALQNQQMKSDKAKNAAQVRWGKSASNAQASAKQRKVNAQAAPEKNPSITQVMLEPCPSSSSSSSSSSSSSNFEEKNEDFLENSKWI; from the coding sequence ATGCATAAAGATATTTCAATTTGGATGCCACTCTATATTGGCGACCTACAGGCAAAATTTGCACGAATGACGGCAGAACAAATTGGTGCGGCACTGCTGTTAATGATGGATTTCTGGAAAAATGGTGCCATTCCTCACGACCTAGCGACTGTTTGTAGCATCACGAAATTACCGCAGCACACCAAGGCTAAAACTTTGTTAAATACGCTGATGGCCCTAGAATTGTTTGAAGTCGAGTCTGAGCAGATTCATTCAAATTTCTTAAGCAGTTTAAAAAGCCAAGCATTGCAAAATCAGCAAATGAAATCTGATAAAGCTAAAAATGCAGCTCAAGTACGTTGGGGGAAATCCGCAAGTAATGCTCAAGCATCAGCCAAGCAACGAAAAGTAAATGCTCAAGCAGCTCCTGAGAAGAACCCGAGTATTACTCAAGTCATGCTTGAACCATGCCCTTCATCTTCATCTTCATCTTCATCTTCATCTTCATCTTCAAATTTTGAAGAAAAAAATGAGGATTTTTTAGAAAATTCCAAATGGATTTAG